The Betta splendens chromosome 2, fBetSpl5.4, whole genome shotgun sequence nucleotide sequence GATCCATCCTCCGGCGTTCAGGTTGTACAGTACAAGCATGTGCCTGTACACTCACGCCACATTATTTTTCACACCCAACTTAATCTGTTATGAACTTTATTTTCACAACGAGCACACTAAATAAAGCCCCAGGCTGCATGGCAAAGTGGGAACCTGCATTTGAAAATAGACAGTTAGTTTGTAGCACAGTAATGGAAGCTATGCTTTGTTGAGTGCAGCGTGTTACTTACATAACAAGGTGTTTCCACTGAGAAGCAGCATCCTGCAGGGAGTTTAAGTAAACAGCATCCATATTCATAATCGCCTGCTACAGTAATTAAGCCTCCCTAATTGGGAGATGTATTTAACACCAGCTTCCTACCCCACGCGGCTTTTATTTATTCGGCTTTGACACCtttatctgcttcactgtggcttcaactttcttttttaaaatatacttGGCTGCTGATACAGACAGAAGAAAATAGGGATTTACAAGCCAAGGAAAGGAAAACGAATTAATATTTGTGCAGTGTTTTAGAAACATACAAAATGTTCTATTTCAAGCTATAAATCTTCACCCTTAAGGGAACAAGACCTGTTTAAGAAACCGACCAGTGTGTGACAATCTGTAATTTCATACCAAAGCCTCTGCTGCATTGGGGTTTACTCTGTTACAGCTGTACATACCTCCCATTCAGACAACATGCGTGTGTGATAGGCATGTTTATAGCTGTTTGCGCCTCCTCTGGTTTTCTGCACCGTGTGTGTTACAtgggagcaggaacagctgccAGAGGCCGTTTGAGAAATCTTTATGTGCTGCAAagtgtgttaaaaaaaacagctaatgCATTGTGGGATTGTTTATTTTGCTATGTGTGAATTTTCTCAGAATTGTCTCTCTTCTTACAAACtcaaatattgttattatttattattattttgtatttactaTTTAATTTTTTCACTGGCTGCATCAttccaccgtgtgtgtgtgtgtgggtgtgttcaGGTCTTCCTCACACATTTATTACCTAGCATCTCAGTCAGCAGTTTTACTGAGAAACGTGACGTAAGAGAGGCTTACAGATTGATATCAGTACAGTGATTAAGTAACAAAGACAAATAATACTGCTTTGTGCCACAGCGATTAAACAGAACATACAGTCTATGTTCTGTTTTATCGCTGTGGATTCTGTGTGAAacaattttttttcagttttttttatgaaaCTGTAAAAAACTGCAGGATTTACTGGTTTCACCTCGTCAGATGAGCATCTGCTCTCCTGATCAAGCAGCATTAACTTGACTGTGGGAAAACTGCAAGGCACTGGGTCAGTAGACTGGTCACAGCTGTTTGAACAAACTAATAGCTCCTTCAGCTCACTGGGCGGTTCTATGAATAGTTTATATGATTAAAGTTCTTAAACATACTTCCTCTACCACAATTGAAAGAACATCGTGTTCCCACTCACAAATCCAGGTACCGATCTATTATACAGGTTATTAGGTCCTTACATAAATGAAGTAATCAGTTCTCCaacaaaatgtgcttttttttctctatttcatgcatattgtttcatttaatccttatgtttatttatttaattttaactgGAACGTACTGTCTGCAGGCAAACGGCTGATCCCAGTTACCAGACAGTGATCAGCGTTTTCCTCTGTTCAGAACAGAAAATAGCCCAACACACCCTAAGTGACTaatcctctcctctgtgtcatATGGAAAGTAGCGTGTTTAGAAGCACaatagagagaggagaggagggaataTCCCTGGACAGACAAGCAAACGGATTCTGCTTTCTCCTGCTGTTCCTGTTGAGCCGCCGGTTTGCCGGTTTAAGGACAAACCTGTTGCTGTAACTTCCAACCTCACGGCTCCAGTAGAGTACCAGTCGGGAGGTGACTCATTTATGACCATGTAGTCTTCTGGGTGAGGCTCCAGGGTGTTTGTTGAAGGTTCCTTGGTTTCAGAGGTTGGGCCCTGCCCCTTTTCCTGCCACCCACAGAAACTAAGCCAAGGTGTGGCTGGGCATCACCCTGAGGAATGTTTGTGTGACTCTGCCTTTGGGTTGTCAGGGAACAGGAGCAACGGCGTGACGTGGCCTCAGCTCAAGGAAATCCATGTAGCGCAGACTAAAAATAGAGATAGATACCTTTAACCCACAGGCATGCCTGTAATTGGGATCCACCCTGTTGTGTACCTgagcaacacaaagaaaaagtcCACATTGTCTGTATCCACAACAGTAACATTTTACAGATGAACACATTTGATGTGTtcctatgacactgtggtggcctcagtagtcctgtatggagttgtgtgctggggggcagtacaggcagagacaggacatcatggagaaccctccaccccctgcaccactgtagaggctctgagcagctccttcagcaccacactgttacacccacagtgcaggaaggagcgctactgcaggtcattcctcccacagacatcagactgtacaacacagcactacagtcacacacaacacacacagtgtacTCATTCATTGTTGTTGTGTAATTACAATATCATTCATATCATCACAATATCAATGTGCAATATCTCTTATTTTACACTATGTGTACCTTAAGATACCTCATCttttttcatccatccatctctcacCCACTGCTGGGTGTATGTACAATGTTTccttttaattttaaagttatttaatgccttgttttatttttcttacacagttaatattgttgttattcTAATTTTGTTCAATATTTCATGCTGCTGCAAAGAATTTCCcaattgtgggattaataaagtcttatcATATCACCCTGTTTTCTACATgcgcaacacaaagaaacaataaCACTGCCTGTATCCACAACAGTAACATTTTACATGTGTTAATCTGTATCTGTGAGACAATTGCCTCCACGCACAGTAGAGACACAAATTGAGACATGCAGCATAGTGATGTATTTATACTAACCGCGCTGTAAGTGAGTCATGAATGTATATTACACATACATAATATATTGATAGTATGTTGTGATGTAGCTGCCAAAtgaggaggcgtgaggagaCAGTGCTGCACTCCCCTCAGCTGCAGTCAGTCGTTTATGTAAGTGCTGCTCAGCGGTTTGCCATCTTGATCTTGCACCACCGAACCTGGTGATGGAGGATGTATTCACATCTTCTACCCAAACAAAGGTATTTTATGCCTTTATTAACTAGTATCGCACTAAAATCATATTTGTCAGCTCCCCATTATTGATTAGTCCACAGAGATTACTTATCATGCATGACTTCTTTCTGCAGGGATCTGTCAGCAGACAGGAGCCTGGTGTCTTAGCACAGGACGATCCAGGGCACTGGATGCTTTACATGCCGCATGCACACGGGCAGGACTGGGAAagtgcagcacagcacagagcaggaggctCATTTGATTCCACTGCAGCCAGAAAGTAGGGCAgctggagggagcagcagggagTGGTGGGTCATCAGCGACGTCATCattacaagtgtgtgtgtgtcctacaaGAAACTGGGGAGGTTCTACCCGATTCGCTTTGTCTGCCCTGTTTGCAGGCAGAAGTTAATTATAAATGAAACCGAGATGGAGGCTTCTTACTGTGCATGTAGAAATGGCAAAGCCTTGCCCTGCACAGCGTGTTCCCGTTTAGTCACCAGTGCACAGACGACAGCTGCACTTCTATCACTCCTCAGTGTTTGATTCACAGGACACTGAATATGATCTtacatattaataaaatatgccTAGATTACTGAAAACTTAAATCTTCCCTGTTTCAAGTACAAGCTCGGGCATCTGAGCTTGTCAGCAAAATACAGAATATTAACCTTTTCAGAAATATGACCCCACCGTTTTAAACATAATGACAGAGAGAAGTTCACTGGCTTCATAATAGATTTTATGGTCTAATATAAACACTCCATGCAAATAAGCCCAACAGCCTTTTCCCAACTGCTTGCAGAGTGGTTGCATGTTTACCACTTACTGTAAACCAGGTGTGTGGGGGCGTTTAGACGAAGGATCTGCCTCCATCCTGCTGGTGCTATTTTCTAAAGGCAACATGCTTGACCTCAGTGGCTGCAGGCCACACACATTAAGAACACAAGCATTAAATCACACTGTAGACCAGCATGTGAGACGTAACATCAGGCTTTGCCTCAAGTCTCACTTGGCGCCATTGTATCGGACCTGAGGGGGACTGCCCAGCTGGAGCTTCACTGTAGGGCTTGGTGGAGAtgatcacccccccccacacacacacacacacaccactggggGCATTGCCTGGGAGACAAACGCACTCTAGCATCCCTCACATAGACACATTCCAGcccaaacagacaaactgggGGGTTTCGGTCCAGTAGTCACCTCCTCTTGTGCAGTGGCTCAGCCTCCCAGGCTTGACGAGGAGTGGGTGTGAAGGGCAGGAATCtgggggagtgtgtgtctgtccctgTGGTGCACTTGAGGAAGGTTGTTGCTTGGATACGTTACTTATTTGtagtaaattaattattaattattttagtgaccagttttcttttttcaccaGTAGAAATCCAATATGTCCCTTGTGTTTGTAGGTAGTTTATAATATGTTCTACATGTAACAAAGCCAAGTGTTTTCCAAGGATATTAGGATATTGTTTCCAATCCTCCCTCTCATTGAACTCACATTTTGGCAGCACACCAGTGAAGACACAGCTGGGACTGGGCCATCAAAACTCCCTCAGACCACCTTGTATCCCCACTGTTTTCCTGGACGAACATGGAAAACGTCCAATAGGGAGTTGGAGTAACTGGAAAAGCCAGCGGGTTTGCTGTTGTAAGTACTTGAAATCTTAATTTTAAACATTATGccccattgtgtgtgtgtgtgtgtgtgtgtgtgtgtgtgtgtgtgtgtgtgtgtgtgtgtgtgtgtgagtttgagaCCTCTTTTGACTTCCAAATTCGTAGGATGCCTCAATAGAGACATCTAAGTTCTTCCCTTAggtaaattatttaaatgtagaacattTGTATTAGACAACAACTGTCAGTGAGCTATTGTTGGTTAACACCAGGGCCACGAGGAGCTGACAGCTAGGGAAGTGTCAAAGGTTGCCATAATAAAGGTCTGGCATCAAATGAAAGTTCATCTGCCTTGATGCCGTCTTCCTTCCTGCTGGTGTTGGGTccatgtgtctgctgctgcctggagcTGAAAAATGAACTCAACAAAATGTATAAACACATCTAATCCAAAGTGGCCATTAAGTGTATACACAATGACACATCTTCCCATAGCCATTTAAAATATCAGAATGAAAATCTAGCGAGGCTGAATTTAAGGACGCTACGCACGAGATGGAAGGCGGCACGAACGTGGCTGCAGACCGCTCCTGCTGTCTCAAATATAGGaaaaagcaggaagcagtgCCACGATAGACGCTGACCTCAGCCCGAGTGTTTAGATTTGCATGCGACTGAACACCATGCGTGACAGGAAACAGGCTGAAGAGATGCACCCCTAGTTGGAGTTGCAGAGAACAAATAGACAGCTTTGAAGTCCAGCCTGCTCACATTTCATTGTCTGTATCTGTGGTAGAGCTCATGAGCTGCAGAAAAGAGGGAACGAATCACTGCTGATACTgcactgatgatgatgttgtgTCTGCTGCACCCGGGAGGCTAATCTTGGCTAAAAGTGCTGCCTGGGACAGCCTGGACTTGTTTAGCTTTGCTGTGACTCATTATCTGTCCACTGAACCCAcccatgtgtctgtgtttgtttgtggaggGCTAGAGCAGATGATGCCTTGAGCTGCTTGTTTACCTATTTGCTTGTACCAGATCTGTGCTCCTGCTGTGTCGAGAGGCCTCAGGATTTGTCAGTTTGGAACACACCAGCTCAAACACGCCCACTGCTTAGAAATCACATAAAGGAGAATGTCTGGATCCCACGTACTAAACTCTGTATTGGTTAACACTGAGAGATCAATGAACAATATTTATGCATCAGGTTAGAATCGTTTCAATCCCCAGGACCGGTCACTGTGTCATCGAAGGCCGAGGCTTTTCTTtcccgcagcctgagcagcgaGTGCTGACTGGACGTCCTGCTCCAGCAGAAGGACAAATGTAATGCTCGTGCTGGCGTTGTGACAGCAGCATGCGTCCTCTGAGTGCTCTGCATCAGCACTTTGTCAGCCAGAGGACGAACGCTTTGATCCGAACAATGTTTCTGGGCTGCACAGTAGTGGATTAGAGAATGTATGAAGCTGGTACCTGTCAGTCGTTCCATGCACTCCACTGAGGTTTAATGTGGTATGATGCACATTAGGAAAGAAACAATTCCTATGAAAAATCTTGACCTTTGTCAACTATACTGGTGGAACCTGAAACATATGGACAGGACAGGGTTTTCTCAACATCTTTCTGAACTCACAGAGGTTGGGAGAGGAGAAAAGTGAAGGATAATAGAGAACTGTAATCCCCCTAATCCCTCTCTATCCCAGAGGACacatccctccctccttcagacACCTTTTGCTCAGGCCTCTTGTAAAGGGGAACGTTTGAGGCGTAGGTCAAGCAAGGATATAGAGGAATGGACGTGATGCAGAGGCCACAAATGCACAAAGATTCTGAGTTGTCCATAAAACAGTGGGTGCGTTTAGCAAGCAAACGTGCACTGTAGCATGGTTGTTGTGTacagtgtggctgcaggacaAGTGTTATTATACAGATAAATGTGAAGACCTTAAAGCACTGTGGAACTAATTAACTCCACAGTGTTCAAaatgtaatgaatgaatgtggtATTATGAACATACAGAACTATTGTATATGAATAAATCACTGGCAAATGGCAGTGCATATTATGCATGAAATTGTAAAATATTTGAGCACATTAAAATgatcagctttttaaaaattagCTTATCAATGTCATTATTTTCTCCGTAACCCCAAAGGAAGATTATGACCTAGAGCTTTTATTCAGTTCTATTCATTCTTGaattcaaaatgtaatttttccAACTCTGTGGTTAATAAGATAAAAGTGatatatttgcatattaaaATCTGAGCTCTGACATTTGGAAACACTTGAAATCATCTAATTCCtatataataaaaaagacaTACAATGGTTGTGCATGTGATGTTTTGTTCATAGGGTTTCCAACTAAATAAAGCGTATTCACAGAGAAGTGTAAGGAACAGGCCAGCAACATTTTTGTGATAACATGTAAACAATGCACGTAACATTTCCCAGGATCTAGGTTTGCGCAAAGGCACTCTGGTAATTTAACACAGTAAAGTCATTAAGGTTTCATTAATGTTTACGGGTTCTGATAGTTTAGCTACAAAACCAGGTTTACCTGTTGCATATTTGGGCTTTTACACTCCActggttttctgtctgtctgtacaaaCATGAATGACAGTGTGTTTCTAATAACCAGACACTAGACCCTTTAATCTTTACGTAGCGTATTACGGACAGTCTGGGGCATTCAGGGTTTAAGCAGCAGGCTACCTGCTTTTTTAGCAATAAGGAATAAATcaacatcacagagggaggtcCAGGTTAGGAGGGTGTAAAGAGGATTCTTTTGAGGATTGAGGGGCGGCAtagtctttgtgtgtctgaaaaCTTTGGGTTGTGTAACCTTCGTTATGATGCAGAAAGGTAACAAGTTGAAGAAAGATACATTAAAAGCAGATAAAACATGCAACCAGGTccaaatatatgaataaacatTACGTATGGTGCAACTTACCGGTGTCATCAAATAACAACATGAAGACAAGGTTAATCCGCGTGTGATCCCTCGGAGCacgttgtgtgtctgctgtagTGTGCTCGAAGAAAAACACCTTTGTCAATGAAATGGGATTTGTGAAAGTGCCATCTGGACACCAGAATGACAGCGTCTGATCCAATGGACCAGTCGGTCAATCAGTCGCTGTGAGGTCAGGATCAGGCATCAGGCTGTGACCTGAGGAGCAGGCAGGTTATTTACGCATTTATAGTTTTGCAGACAACATTGTGTTCTTTTTAACTTAGCAGAGAAAGAAATGTGTAGCCTTAAAAACGTAGCTAAAAATAGCCCAGTCACACTGTGCGTCTGTACCTTCAGGATAAAATGCGACCTTGACATtaatttaattgcttttagtgaTTCTCTTGGTGGAGCCTAAAGGTTTGTCAGTATACAAATTTCTATTATTTCTATTATATATTATCTATATAATTATATGGATAGAATATACTTGGGAAACAATGTTAAAAAGTGAATTAGTTGTTTTACttgttaaatgaataaaaatattaaatcttGAAATAGTTAAATGGTCAATTCTTTATAAAATTGAAAATTTGTCTGCTTGATACACAACCCAACAACGTACTTTCAATAAActatttaaactgtttttgctGCCAAGCCcggctagctcagtcggtagagcatgagactcttaatctcagggTCGTGGGTTCGAGCCCCACGTTGGGCGCTAGTTTTTcttgagcttttttttcttgatcTTCTCATTAACCACACTACTAAATAGTACATTATTTCCGTAATTACGATCTTTATATCACTTTTAGTTGCGAGTTACGCAATACTAAATTTACATAACGCGGCAACGCATATCTTACATGAtttattattgaattattatttattattaaaacgcCTCACATAAAGGTCCAACAAAAATCTTATTTTCGTATTTAGTCTGAATTACACGTTCACGTTACTGCCTTCATGCCCACGTTTGTCCGCGCGCTCCCTTTCCCACTGTCTGTGCACGTGCGAATTCACGTGCGGCATCAAAGGGCGAGGCAATTATCGGCCGAGGGGGGCTTGGTCGCGCCCGCCCAATCACAGACGCACATACAGGTGCGTATTTAAATGCGGCGCTCTTGCCTTTGGGTAACTGGGAAGTCTGGGTACACTGGAAAGAATCAGTATCTGTCACTGTTATTAAACTGGTCTGCTATTTTAGCCTactcccatttttttttttaatttaaagtcaCATAATGTGACattaataaagcaataaagaacaaacagatccatttttgttgtctttttatttgaGGTGCAATTGTCTAGTGCAATTGTAACGTCACATTTGTGATGAGTTGAGGAACATGCACAAAACATTGACATACTTCTGCCAGGCatcttcctttcttttctcctgtgttttttaattttttgcaGAGTCTTTATTATTGTGTTCAGCGCTCCAGTCCCACTACGAGCAACTCAAAACACTTGGttgtacaaaaagaaaaaaacaacaactttaaatacaGCTACACACGTCCTCAAATGGTAAAACAGTGCAGATCATTTGAGCATGTGAGTTTTTAAGTGACTGTAGAGGAGAGTTCAcgtgcatctgtgtgtcagTGCAGGAGAGACAGCATCTTAGTGTCCAGGTAAATAATCCTCGTCTGGTCTCACCCTGAGTACTGACTTCACAGGTAGCACAAAACCTGGCAAACCAtagatatatatgtatacaaatatataaacaaaacaactaaaaACACTTCCATATATTTATCTATGGTTAGAAACCAGGCACTTGGCAGAGATTAATTGGAAATTTTTAGTCTGTACAAAGTTCACTATCTATAAACAGTCATGTCCTATTTATTTACCTGTTATTTAATTTTACAGACCACTAGGAATTCAATTACATCACCAGgagcaaaatgaacaaaaatgacaaaatctTTTTCTATCCAAccctaaaaaaaacattgattcCCTGCATAAATGTTTAATGCTCCATCCAACAATGGGTAGACTGCTTCTCGAGCCAGAAAATCTGTTTTCATATGCCTTGAAGATAAGAGACCCAGCGACAGTGAGCTGGATAACCTAACTCCCATTCCAGATGGGTCGCATTAAGTCTATCAAAGTGCAAATGGGAGTAAGGAAAAAGACCAATGCCGAGTAAAAGACATTGTGTAGATGGACATCGCTGAGCAGAGATGAGGTGGTGCGGGTGAGACAATGGCACACTTTCCACAGGATTTGATGGCACAGCAACAgcatgcagctcctcctctgactgacCGGCTTCACCCCCTTCTGGTGGCCCTGAACAATGGTGGCGACTGGCGTTCTGTCCTTCCGGGTTTTATCACCACAGCGTCCAGCACGACAGCGGTGATTGTCTAAAATGGGTAATAAATGTCCAGGCAAAGCAGACAAAAGCGTACGCGCCCGCACAACGGTGCCGCTTTTAAAGTCTATAGCTTAAATAAATGTGCAACAAAAAAGTGGTTTCCTGTCTTCCAATGAAGCTGAAGTATACGGCATAGTCAGACATGATGCTAGAGTCAGTTCACAGTATGGCAAGaatccctcctccacctcttcagtCTCCTCCTCTGTACACCCCCCTCATCTCATCCTTAGGGGGCTTTCCAGTGTGCAGACCCTGTGTTACGCGGACGGGCCAGAGCTCTGTGTGGAGGGGAGGCCCTGCGTGGAGCCGACCAGGGCCGGCGTCTGGGTGGTGCTGGTGGGGGAGCCGCTCGTCTGGACCTGCGCCTGGAACTGGGCCATCTGCTCGGGGCTGGCCAGGGTCTTGAGCAGGTtgttctcctgctccagctgagaGTTGCGCTCGATCAGCTCTTTGATCtgctccttcagcacctccacctcctcacgcACAGCATACATCAGGTGGCTCTTCACCAGGTCCTGAGGAAAGCGGTGAGAAAGAGCAGGAGACTGTAAATAATGCCTTAGATTTGTTTCACAATAAGGCAGGAAACCTTTAAACTGCATCTATGCAGCACATGTTTCTTCAGGTTTGATCTCttcaggttttcttttttaaattatcaCATTGCAGCTAAAACTATTAGCAAACAAGTTATTATCAGCTTGAGATTGTTTTACTCTTTTTagagagaaacaaagaaatCTGCAGGTTTATATGACAAACGGGTCAAGATAGATTTGAATTTGTTGAGTTGATCACGTTGGGCAACTTGAAAACACAATGGAACTCAGACATGTTTCATGCCTTAGTTACTTCCTCTCTATTATATACACCAACCATTTTCCTTCTAGTATAAACTGCT carries:
- the zgc:65895 gene encoding TSC22 domain family protein 1 isoform X3 yields the protein MREKGLSGAKGVDGRDAMALKLLFWELEKHLKSSSGASVVAIDNKIEQAMDLVKSHLMYAVREEVEVLKEQIKELIERNSQLEQENNLLKTLASPEQMAQFQAQVQTSGSPTSTTQTPALVGSTQGLPSTQSSGPSA
- the zgc:65895 gene encoding TSC22 domain family protein 1 isoform X2; this encodes MNSQCYTVAMDLGVCQLRNFSISFLSSVLGKESASVSVDDSSSGASVVAIDNKIEQAMDLVKSHLMYAVREEVEVLKEQIKELIERNSQLEQENNLLKTLASPEQMAQFQAQVQTSGSPTSTTQTPALVGSTQGLPSTQSSGPSA